From the genome of Xiphophorus couchianus chromosome 6, X_couchianus-1.0, whole genome shotgun sequence, one region includes:
- the LOC114146062 gene encoding guanine nucleotide-binding protein G(I)/G(S)/G(O) subunit gamma-5-like has protein sequence MSSSSNLTTMKKAVQQLRFEASINRVKVSQAAVDLQQFCLQNALQDPLLTGVSSSTNPFRPQKVCSFL, from the exons atgTCCAGCTCTTCTAACTTGACCACTATGAAAAAGGCGGTACAGCAGCTTCGCTTCGAGGCGAGCATAAATAGAGTGAAG GTTTCCCAGGCAGCTGTGGACCTGCAGCAGTTTTGCTTGCAGAATGCCTTGCAGGACCCTCTGCTCACTGGAGTGTCCTCCAGCACCAACCCCTTCAGGCCGCAGAAAGTCTGCTCCTTTTTGTGA
- the fuz gene encoding protein fuzzy homolog, with protein sequence MLQDGSTQLLCLTASSGVPLFTRGASKQLPFSVIGSLNGVHMFGGGQGALLSSCETEGGGKVVWKVFHDSVMLIAVSGGGSSGACSGAEMSRLQRLLENVWSCMVLVLGQDELVNLRNIERLKRDLRSCFCLIDQLLEEKHQGVLGNLTHCADSLVPPNPTPLQEALDGFAQAADSEFGCLFVHGRIVVATEKWWRLAPQEVVLLCALVRTLSASGSASCDYPVFLPQGSPTVAHRLLRFQLLPGADVCVLCGPTPSLQKAETELVGRLWSPLIETLRSCLAVGERCLPGSVPLRSDVLALLLINRETRRSVSCVQISSHHPLSDSSLSKSRCWELLELFYIFSISRYFTQDETLCGSPEENTQSSHTEDFLHGFSHQPQQCYLVTEDCKCYGFQTQQHQFFLLMLPSVPTFALRTVATQTLTDIISATAF encoded by the coding sequence ATGCTACAGGATGGTTCTACCCAACTGCTCTGCCTCACAGCCAGCAGCGGGGTTCCTCTTTTCACAAGGGGGGCCTCTAAACAGCTGCCCTTCTCAGTCATCGGCTCTCTGAATGGGGTGCACATGTTCGGAGGAGGACAGGGAGCGCTTTTGTCCTCCTGCGAGACTGAGGGTGGGGGAAAGGTGGTGTGGAAGGTTTTCCACGACAGTGTGATGCTCATCGCTGTGAGTGGAGGTGGATCAAGTGGAGCATGCAGCGGGGCGGAGATGAGCCGCTTACAACGCCTCTTGGAGAATGTTTGGAGCTGCATGGTGCTGGTGCTGGGACAGGATGAGCTGGTTAATCTCAGGAACATTGAAAGACTCAAGAGGGACCTGCGGTCCTGCTTCTGCCTTATCGATCAGCTGCTGGAAGAGAAGCACCAAGGAGTTCTGGGAAACCTCACACACTGTGCTGATTCGCTGGTTCCTCCAAACCCAACTCCTCTCCAAGAAGCTTTGGATGGCTTTGCTCAGGCTGCAGATAGCGAGTTCGGGTGCCTCTTCGTCCATGGGAGGATTGTGGTAGCTACTGAGAAGTGGTGGCGCTTGGCACCTCAGGAAGTTGTCTTGCTGTGTGCCTTGGTACGCACCTTATCGGCATCTGGATCAGCTTCTTGCGATTACCCAGTTTTCCTCCCTCAGGGAAGCCCCACAGTTGCCCATCGCCTGCTCCGCTTCCAGCTGCTCCCAGGAGCAGATGTATGTGTGCTGTGTGGTCCCACCCCATCCCTACAAAAAGCTGAAACCGAGCTGGTGGGTCGATTATGGTCCCCCCTCATAGAGACCCTGAGAAGCTGCCTGGCAGTCGGAGAGCGCTGCTTACCGGGTTCCGTACCTCTGCGGTCTGATGTGCTCGCACTTCTTCTCATTAACCGCGAGACCCGTCGCTCAGTCTCCTGTGTGCAGATTTCATCTCATCATCCACTGAGTGACTCCTCACTATCCAAATCCCGCTGCTGGGAGCTGCTGGAACTATTTTATATCTTCAGCATATCACGCTACTTCACCCAGGATGAGACATTATGCGGTTCACCAGAGGAAAACACTCAAAGCAGTCACACAGAAGACTTTCTTCATGGATTCTCCCACCAGCCTCAACAATGCTATCTAGTAACAGAAGATTGTAAATGTTATGGATTTCAGACACAGCAGCACCAGttttttctgctaatgttgCCATCTGTGCCCACTTTTGCTCTGCGTACAGTGGCTACACAGACTCTCACCGATATAATTTCTGCAACAGCGTTTTAA